One Buchnera aphidicola (Anoecia corni) genomic region harbors:
- the prfA gene encoding peptide chain release factor 1, which translates to MHPSIIKKLEEIKKRYHELEIMLSDSNIIQNQHHFKKTSQEYANISNLIENFLNWKKTLKEIKKTELLLNDQELKSIAESELKILKKKYLKIEKKIKKLLIPKNPNDEHSCFIEIRAATGGNEAAIFAGDLFKMYTKYADLCLWKTNIIHISEGEQGGFKEIIARIRGKGVVGKLKFESGGHRVQRIPKTESQGRIHTSTCTVAIMPELPKSERINLKTKDLKIDTFRSSGAGGQHVNTTDSAIRITHIPTGQTVECQDERSQHKNKAKALSILTARVNALEQEKKNQKNALTRKNLLGTGERSDRNRTYNFHKNRITDHRINLSLYSLNEILNGKLDLLIQPLQEQYNANIIHSLSKDTL; encoded by the coding sequence ATGCATCCTTCTATAATAAAAAAACTAGAAGAAATAAAAAAACGTTATCATGAATTAGAAATTATGCTATCTGATTCAAATATTATTCAAAATCAGCACCATTTTAAAAAAACATCTCAAGAATATGCTAATATTTCAAATTTGATAGAAAACTTTTTAAACTGGAAAAAAACGTTAAAAGAAATAAAAAAAACCGAACTATTATTAAACGATCAAGAACTTAAATCTATAGCTGAATCTGAATTAAAAATATTAAAAAAAAAATATTTAAAAATAGAAAAAAAAATAAAAAAATTACTAATCCCTAAAAATCCTAATGATGAACATAGTTGTTTTATAGAGATTAGAGCCGCTACTGGAGGAAACGAAGCAGCTATATTTGCTGGTGATTTATTTAAAATGTATACAAAATACGCAGATTTATGTCTATGGAAAACAAATATAATTCACATTAGCGAAGGAGAACAAGGAGGATTTAAAGAAATAATAGCTAGAATACGAGGAAAAGGAGTAGTTGGAAAATTAAAATTTGAATCTGGAGGACACAGAGTTCAACGAATTCCTAAAACAGAATCTCAAGGTCGTATACATACTTCTACTTGTACTGTTGCTATAATGCCTGAATTACCTAAATCTGAAAGAATAAATCTTAAAACAAAAGATTTAAAAATAGATACTTTTCGTTCATCTGGAGCAGGAGGACAACATGTTAACACAACAGATTCAGCTATTAGAATTACACATATTCCAACTGGACAAACAGTAGAATGTCAAGATGAGCGATCACAACATAAAAACAAAGCTAAAGCTTTATCAATACTAACAGCAAGAGTCAACGCTTTAGAACAAGAAAAAAAAAATCAAAAAAATGCTTTAACTAGAAAAAATTTACTAGGAACCGGAGAAAGATCTGATAGAAATAGAACTTACAACTTTCATAAAAATAGAATTACTGATCATCGAATAAATTTAAGTTTATATTCTTTAAATGAAATTTTGAACGGAAAACTAGATTTACTTATCCAGCCACTACAAGAACAGTATAACGCTAATATTATACACTCTTTATCTAAAGATACATTATGA
- the prmC gene encoding peptide chain release factor N(5)-glutamine methyltransferase, which yields MNIKKWIQKSTIKLSHVSSPQLDSKLLIMYVLKINKKYIILHEKKKITCKEIQHLKKLLIRRYLLEPIAYITKKKEFWSFNFNISIHTLIPRPDTEILIEKSLFLLGNKKSNILDLGTGCGNIALSIASMNNNYFVTGVDIDKNAVLMAKHNSKKLNINNVTFFISNWFSTIKKKFHMIVSNPPYISKKEFKNLSKELYFEPKIALYSPKTGLGYINIIISNAKKYLHSKGWIIIEHGFQQKNQVQKIFKKNGFLYVQSYKDYGGNYRITIGNKPHIQYNKHINKNL from the coding sequence ATGAATATAAAAAAATGGATTCAAAAATCTACTATAAAACTATCACATGTTAGTTCTCCACAACTAGACTCAAAGTTACTTATAATGTATGTATTAAAAATAAATAAAAAGTATATTATACTTCATGAAAAAAAAAAAATAACATGTAAAGAAATACAACACTTAAAAAAGTTACTTATACGAAGATATTTACTAGAACCTATTGCTTATATTACTAAAAAGAAAGAATTTTGGTCTTTTAATTTCAATATATCTATACATACCTTAATACCTAGACCAGATACAGAAATTTTAATAGAAAAATCATTGTTTCTTCTAGGAAATAAAAAATCTAACATATTAGACTTAGGTACTGGATGTGGAAACATTGCTTTATCTATTGCAAGCATGAACAATAATTATTTTGTTACTGGAGTAGATATAGATAAAAACGCTGTTCTAATGGCAAAACATAATTCTAAAAAACTTAATATTAATAACGTTACGTTTTTTATTAGCAATTGGTTTTCTACTATAAAAAAAAAATTTCATATGATTGTAAGTAATCCTCCTTATATAAGTAAAAAAGAATTTAAAAATCTTAGTAAAGAACTATATTTTGAACCAAAAATAGCACTATATTCTCCAAAAACAGGACTAGGATATATAAATATAATTATTAGTAATGCAAAAAAATATTTACATTCAAAAGGATGGATAATTATTGAACACGGATTTCAACAAAAAAATCAAGTACAAAAAATATTTAAAAAAAATGGTTTTTTATATGTTCAATCTTACAAAGATTATGGAGGAAACTATAGAATAACTATTGGAAATAAACCACATATACAATATAATAAACATATTAATAAGAATTTATAA
- a CDS encoding tetratricopeptide repeat protein — protein MLSFSNIDFSKSSLLHTIIHALKKIDKNFSSSYVLSDIRNKIKEAKIYVLVETISELQVKKLLDLFFFRWKFGGAKKKYQLSDMLWIDKVLKTRQGIALSLGILLMHIAEEIDLTLTPILFPTQLILKYFYSDKCTWYFNPLDGETINHRTLDMWIKGNISPTSELKKSDLEESTPILILKKLLNTLKTSLIEEKKMELALNTSNVLLEINPNNPYEIRDRGLIYAQLECYNASLQDLNYFIEKCPDDPISELIKIQIHTIEQKKTNFH, from the coding sequence ATGTTATCATTTTCAAATATTGATTTCTCTAAATCTTCACTTTTGCATACTATAATCCACGCATTGAAAAAAATAGATAAAAATTTTTCCTCTTCATACGTATTATCTGACATAAGAAATAAAATAAAAGAAGCAAAAATATACGTTTTAGTAGAAACTATAAGTGAATTGCAAGTAAAAAAATTACTTGATCTATTTTTTTTTCGATGGAAATTTGGAGGAGCGAAAAAAAAATACCAACTATCTGATATGTTATGGATTGATAAAGTACTAAAAACACGTCAAGGAATAGCATTATCTTTAGGGATATTATTGATGCATATTGCAGAAGAAATTGATTTAACATTAACTCCTATATTATTTCCTACTCAATTAATTTTAAAATACTTTTATTCAGATAAATGTACTTGGTATTTTAATCCACTAGATGGAGAAACTATAAATCATCGAACATTAGATATGTGGATTAAAGGAAATATTAGCCCAACATCAGAACTAAAAAAATCAGATTTAGAAGAATCAACTCCTATTTTAATTTTAAAAAAATTATTAAATACTCTTAAAACATCTTTAATAGAAGAAAAAAAAATGGAATTAGCGTTAAACACAAGCAATGTATTACTTGAAATAAATCCAAATAATCCATATGAAATTCGTGATAGAGGATTAATTTATGCTCAACTAGAATGTTATAACGCATCATTACAAGACTTAAATTATTTTATTGAAAAATGTCCAGATGATCCTATAAGTGAATTAATAAAAATACAAATCCATACTATTGAACAAAAAAAAACAAATTTTCATTAA
- a CDS encoding acetate kinase, which translates to MKNTLILVLNCGSSSIKFSIIDINNNTKHLFGLADRLTLQNPSISWTIYENSHKCALKQYSDHKTALNFMFSEIILKHNHFSNNLKFISHRVVHGGEEKKAAVFIDDLVMQNIKNMSCFAPLHNPINLLGIQLSMKIFPSLATKNVAVFDTSFHQTIPLIAHMYAIPYYFYKKEKIKRYGAHGISHSYVYEQATIMLKKPKNTSNIITCHLGGGCSITAICQGKSIDTSMGLTPLEGLVMGTRSGDIDPAIIFYMHKNLKIKMHDIYHILTLQSGIKAINKKTSDLRYSEKNYFIDKDAKNSIDIFCYRLAKYISGYTCAIQGNLHAIVFTGGIGENSTLVRKLTISRLSIIGLFIDDDCNNNQETKKARFINKKNSIPILVIPTEEEIAIARETSKII; encoded by the coding sequence ATGAAAAACACACTTATTCTTGTTCTTAATTGCGGAAGTTCTTCTATAAAATTTTCTATTATAGATATAAATAACAATACAAAACATCTTTTTGGTTTAGCAGACCGCCTAACTTTACAAAATCCTTCTATTTCTTGGACAATATACGAAAATAGTCATAAATGCGCTTTAAAACAATATAGTGATCATAAAACCGCATTGAATTTTATGTTTTCTGAAATTATATTAAAACACAATCATTTTTCAAATAATCTTAAATTTATATCTCATCGAGTAGTTCATGGTGGAGAAGAAAAAAAAGCTGCTGTATTTATAGATGATTTGGTCATGCAAAATATAAAAAATATGTCTTGCTTTGCTCCTTTACATAATCCTATTAATCTCTTAGGAATACAATTATCTATGAAAATTTTTCCTTCTCTTGCTACTAAAAATGTTGCTGTTTTTGACACATCGTTTCATCAAACTATTCCGCTCATAGCTCATATGTATGCTATCCCTTATTATTTTTATAAAAAAGAAAAAATAAAACGATATGGAGCACATGGAATTAGTCATAGTTATGTATATGAACAAGCTACTATAATGTTAAAAAAACCTAAAAACACTTCAAATATCATTACTTGTCATTTAGGTGGAGGATGTTCCATAACAGCAATTTGCCAGGGAAAAAGCATAGATACTTCTATGGGATTAACTCCTCTAGAAGGTCTAGTAATGGGAACTAGAAGTGGAGACATAGACCCGGCTATAATATTTTATATGCATAAAAATTTAAAAATAAAAATGCATGATATTTATCATATACTTACTTTACAATCTGGAATTAAAGCTATAAATAAAAAAACTAGTGATTTACGTTACTCTGAAAAAAATTATTTTATTGATAAAGATGCTAAAAATTCTATAGATATTTTTTGTTATAGACTAGCTAAATATATAAGCGGATACACCTGTGCTATTCAAGGAAATTTACACGCTATTGTTTTTACTGGAGGAATTGGAGAAAACTCTACTCTAGTAAGAAAATTAACTATTTCAAGATTATCTATAATAGGTTTATTCATAGACGATGATTGCAATAACAATCAAGAAACTAAAAAAGCACGATTTATTAATAAAAAAAACAGCATTCCTATACTAGTTATTCCAACAGAAGAAGAAATAGCTATAGCTCGAGAAACATCTAAAATAATTTAA
- the pta gene encoding phosphate acetyltransferase, with protein MNNTIMLIPIGYNVGLTTISLGLINSIKKKNNDFIFFKPFTIKKNKKTSSSTTLIIKKNKLCTTINSIVINKITDLKTKKNFSNFMEIIYKKYRNHKTEKKTFLIEGVEENENLDNINIVLNLKIANEIKANIIFVTDLKKNNSNYIKEKIDYINNIIQSNTTMKVQGLIINKINYPNSIVNIINNNKIKKIKLNTLIPKIHNLSICKNISFIPWNVKLFSISLKKLCSILHIKVFNIKNINITPISSIMILDNEKITLNCAHKKNTLFIIDLKRKININNLCEQLNKSIVLLVNANKKHNLYVKNYYYKKFDTNPSFLYSEINVSKLVFQLVNLNFKKINLNNICIENIKKYISTYLHNMIHINNIKKNKTLPLNYSAIEFKYFLTKMCSSLNKTILYTEGEEEKIIQSANICTQQNIASCILLGDPNKIYKTASKMHILINKKIKIINPNFIREKYINHLIRLRKHKGMNLEKASYDIKNNMVLSTLMLEQNEIDGIVAGIKQTTANTLIPPFQLIRTNKEKSLISSIFFMLFRKKVLIFADCAINISPNEYQLAEIAIQSANTAKKFKITPIIAMISYSTGNSGKGRSVEIIKKSIQIVKKSHPSLIIEGPIQYDAAINYKIGKIKIPHSLVSGKATIFIFPDLNTGNTVYKAVQQSNNIISIGPIIQGLKKPVNDLSRGSSIQDIVYTTAITAIQSYLN; from the coding sequence ATGAATAACACTATTATGTTAATTCCAATAGGTTATAACGTTGGTTTAACAACTATAAGTCTAGGACTTATTAATTCCATCAAAAAAAAAAATAATGACTTTATTTTTTTCAAACCTTTTACAATTAAAAAAAATAAAAAAACATCATCTTCAACTACACTAATAATAAAAAAAAACAAATTATGTACTACTATTAATTCTATTGTTATAAATAAAATCACTGATTTAAAAACAAAAAAAAATTTTTCTAATTTTATGGAAATAATATATAAAAAATATAGAAACCATAAAACTGAAAAAAAAACTTTTTTAATAGAAGGAGTTGAAGAAAACGAAAATTTAGATAATATAAATATTGTATTAAATCTCAAAATTGCTAATGAAATAAAAGCAAATATTATTTTTGTTACAGATTTAAAAAAAAATAATTCAAATTATATCAAAGAAAAAATAGATTATATTAATAATATAATACAAAGTAACACTACAATGAAAGTACAAGGATTGATTATTAATAAAATAAACTATCCTAATAGTATAGTAAATATTATTAATAATAACAAAATTAAAAAAATAAAATTAAACACTCTTATTCCTAAAATTCACAATTTATCAATATGTAAAAATATTTCTTTTATACCATGGAATGTTAAATTATTCTCTATTTCTTTAAAAAAATTATGTTCAATACTACATATTAAAGTTTTCAATATTAAAAATATCAATATTACGCCTATAAGTTCTATAATGATTTTAGATAATGAAAAAATAACACTAAACTGTGCTCATAAAAAAAATACGTTATTCATTATCGATTTAAAAAGAAAAATTAATATCAATAATTTATGCGAACAATTAAATAAATCTATTGTTTTATTAGTAAATGCTAATAAAAAACATAATTTATATGTAAAAAATTACTATTATAAAAAATTTGATACAAATCCTTCTTTTTTATATTCAGAAATAAACGTATCTAAACTAGTATTTCAACTAGTAAATTTAAACTTTAAAAAAATTAATCTAAACAATATATGCATTGAAAATATAAAAAAATATATTTCTACCTACCTTCATAACATGATACATATAAACAATATCAAAAAAAATAAAACATTACCGTTAAACTATTCTGCTATAGAATTTAAATATTTCTTAACAAAAATGTGTTCTAGTTTAAATAAAACTATTCTATATACAGAAGGTGAAGAAGAAAAAATAATTCAATCCGCAAATATTTGTACTCAACAAAATATAGCTTCTTGTATATTATTAGGAGATCCAAACAAAATATATAAAACTGCATCAAAAATGCATATTTTAATTAACAAAAAAATAAAAATTATTAATCCTAATTTTATAAGAGAAAAATATATTAATCATTTAATTCGATTACGTAAACATAAAGGAATGAATCTAGAAAAAGCTAGCTATGATATAAAAAACAATATGGTTTTATCTACTTTAATGCTTGAACAAAATGAAATTGATGGTATTGTAGCAGGAATAAAACAAACTACTGCAAATACACTTATACCACCATTTCAATTAATCAGAACAAATAAAGAAAAATCTTTAATTTCATCTATTTTTTTTATGTTATTTAGAAAAAAAGTACTTATTTTTGCAGATTGTGCTATTAATATTTCACCTAACGAATATCAATTAGCAGAAATAGCTATACAATCAGCTAATACTGCTAAAAAATTTAAAATAACTCCTATTATAGCTATGATTTCTTATTCTACTGGTAATTCAGGAAAAGGACGCTCTGTTGAAATAATAAAAAAATCTATACAGATAGTAAAAAAAAGTCATCCTAGTCTTATTATTGAAGGTCCGATTCAATATGATGCAGCAATAAATTATAAAATAGGAAAAATAAAAATTCCACATTCATTAGTATCTGGAAAAGCAACTATATTTATTTTTCCAGATTTAAACACTGGAAATACTGTATATAAAGCAGTTCAACAATCTAATAACATAATTTCGATAGGACCAATAATACAAGGTCTAAAAAAACCAGTAAATGATCTTTCTAGAGGATCTTCAATACAAGATATAGTATACACAACAGCTATAACAGCAATTCAATCATATTTAAATTAA
- the nrdB gene encoding class Ia ribonucleoside-diphosphate reductase subunit beta, with protein MKYSTFSKKNNNQLKEPMFFGQSVNISRYDQQKYEIFEKITEKQLSFFWRPEEIDLSRDKIDFERLSKQEKHIFLSNLKYQTLLDSIQGRSPNVAFLPIVSIPELETWIETWSFSETIHSRSYTHIIRNITNNPSSIFQDIIVNQHILNRAIDISRYYDELITMTHYWQLLGEGKHTINDKILKVSLTELKKKLYLCLVSVNVLESIRFYVSFACSFAFAERKLMEGNAKIIRLIARDESLHLTATQYMINIISKFDIHEDMYKIASLCKNECYLIFKNAANQEKIWAKYLFKNGSMLGLNASILCKYIEYITNIRMKSVGFKSIFPTCSNPIPWINSWLMSDNVQVAPQESEISSYLVGQIDSNLNSAEFKNFKL; from the coding sequence ATGAAATATTCTACTTTTTCAAAAAAAAACAACAATCAGTTAAAGGAACCAATGTTTTTTGGGCAATCTGTCAATATTTCTAGATATGACCAACAAAAATATGAAATCTTTGAAAAAATAACAGAAAAACAGTTATCTTTTTTCTGGAGACCAGAAGAAATTGATTTATCTAGAGATAAAATTGATTTTGAAAGGTTATCTAAACAAGAAAAGCATATCTTTTTAAGTAATCTAAAATATCAAACTTTGTTAGATTCAATTCAAGGAAGAAGTCCTAATGTTGCTTTTTTGCCAATAGTATCTATTCCAGAGTTAGAGACTTGGATAGAAACATGGTCTTTTTCAGAAACAATTCATTCTAGATCGTATACTCATATTATTCGAAATATAACTAATAATCCTTCTAGTATATTTCAGGACATTATTGTTAATCAACATATTTTAAATAGAGCTATAGATATTTCACGTTATTATGATGAGTTGATAACAATGACTCATTATTGGCAGCTTTTAGGAGAAGGAAAACATACTATTAATGATAAAATATTAAAAGTTAGTTTAACTGAATTAAAAAAAAAACTATATTTGTGTTTAGTTAGTGTAAATGTATTAGAATCTATAAGATTTTATGTTAGTTTTGCTTGTTCTTTTGCCTTTGCAGAAAGAAAGTTAATGGAAGGTAATGCTAAAATAATTAGGCTTATAGCTAGGGATGAATCATTACATTTAACTGCTACTCAGTACATGATTAATATTATATCAAAATTTGATATACATGAAGATATGTATAAAATTGCTAGTTTATGTAAAAATGAATGTTATTTAATTTTTAAAAATGCAGCTAATCAAGAAAAAATTTGGGCTAAATATTTATTTAAAAATGGTTCGATGTTAGGATTAAATGCTAGCATTTTATGTAAATATATTGAATATATAACTAATATTAGAATGAAATCAGTTGGGTTTAAATCAATATTTCCTACTTGTTCTAATCCTATTCCATGGATTAATTCTTGGTTAATGTCGGATAATGTGCAGGTAGCACCTCAAGAATCAGAAATAAGTTCTTATTTGGTAGGGCAAATTGATTCTAATTTAAATAGTGCTGAGTTCAAAAATTTTAAATTATAG
- the nrdA gene encoding class 1a ribonucleoside-diphosphate reductase subunit alpha: MNDSLFVTKRSGRKETIDLKKINQILNWASNGLKNISLSKVISRSKIQFYNGIQTIKIHEIMIKSSADLITEDASDYQFLAARLTIFYLRKKAYGQFQPPSLYDHVKNMVKKGKYDKHLLEDYSKDEYLVMDACIDHYRDMNFSYAAVKQLEGKYLIQNRITGKIYESAQFLYMLIAACLFSTYPKITRMMYIKKFYNAISTFKISLPTPIMSGVRTPIRQFSSCVLIECDDSLDSINSTASAIVKYVSQRAGIGINVGRIRAIGSPIRNGETFHTGCIPFYKYFQSAIKSCSQGGVRGGAATLFYPIWHYEVESLLVLKNNRGIEENRVRHVDYGVQINKLMYERILSGENISLFSPADVPDLYNSFFCNQKKFKKLYLIYEKDKNIRKKCVKATDLFSLILNERTSTGRIYIQHVDHCNSHSPFNSDKAPIRQSNLCLEILLPTKPLNDLNDENGEIALCTLSAFNLGKIKKIEDLEDIANITVRALDALLDYQNYPIIAAKNSAIGRRALGIGVTNFAYYLAKNNVRYSDGSANKLTHNTFEAIQYYLLSASSQLAKERGSCSLFHETNYFRGLLPIDTYKKSVDEICNESLKFNWESLRKKIKKYGLRNSTLSALMPSETSSQISNSTNGIEAPRGFISIKTSKDGILKQVVPDYEKLKNKYELLWSIPNNLGYLKLVGIMQKFIDHSVSTNTNYDPELFLNGKIPIRHLLKDLLIAYKFGLKTLYYQNTRDRAGELELKNKKSIEFFDHCDNGACVI; this comes from the coding sequence ATGAATGATAGTTTATTTGTAACTAAGCGAAGTGGTAGAAAAGAAACAATTGATTTAAAAAAAATTAATCAAATATTAAATTGGGCTTCAAATGGTTTAAAAAATATTTCTTTATCTAAAGTTATATCTCGTTCTAAAATACAGTTTTATAATGGGATACAAACCATTAAAATACATGAAATAATGATAAAATCATCTGCAGATTTAATTACGGAAGATGCTTCTGACTATCAGTTTTTAGCTGCTAGATTAACTATTTTTTATCTTAGAAAAAAAGCATATGGTCAATTTCAACCTCCTTCATTATATGATCATGTTAAAAATATGGTAAAAAAGGGGAAGTATGATAAGCATTTATTAGAAGATTATTCTAAAGATGAATATTTAGTTATGGATGCATGTATAGATCATTATAGAGATATGAATTTTTCATACGCTGCTGTTAAACAATTAGAAGGAAAATATTTAATTCAGAATAGAATTACTGGAAAGATTTATGAAAGTGCTCAGTTTTTGTATATGCTTATAGCAGCTTGTTTGTTTTCTACTTATCCTAAAATTACTAGAATGATGTACATAAAAAAGTTTTATAATGCTATTTCTACGTTTAAAATTTCTTTACCTACTCCTATTATGTCAGGAGTAAGAACTCCAATACGTCAATTTAGTTCTTGTGTTTTAATAGAATGTGACGATAGTCTTGATTCTATTAATTCAACGGCTAGTGCTATTGTAAAATATGTTTCTCAAAGAGCTGGTATTGGAATAAATGTAGGAAGAATTCGTGCTATAGGTAGTCCTATTAGAAATGGAGAAACATTTCATACTGGTTGCATTCCATTTTATAAATATTTTCAAAGTGCAATTAAATCTTGTTCTCAAGGTGGAGTAAGAGGAGGAGCAGCAACTTTATTTTATCCTATTTGGCATTATGAAGTAGAAAGTTTATTAGTTTTAAAAAATAATAGAGGAATTGAAGAAAATAGAGTTCGACACGTAGATTATGGGGTTCAAATAAATAAATTAATGTATGAAAGAATTTTATCTGGAGAAAACATTTCGTTATTTAGCCCAGCAGATGTTCCAGATTTATATAATTCTTTTTTTTGTAATCAAAAAAAGTTTAAAAAATTGTATTTGATATATGAAAAAGATAAAAATATAAGAAAAAAGTGTGTAAAAGCTACCGATTTATTTTCATTAATTTTGAATGAAAGAACTTCAACTGGTAGGATTTATATACAGCATGTAGATCACTGTAATTCACATAGTCCTTTTAATTCTGATAAGGCTCCTATTCGTCAATCTAATTTATGCTTAGAAATATTATTGCCGACTAAACCTTTAAATGATTTAAATGATGAAAATGGAGAAATAGCATTATGTACATTATCTGCGTTTAATTTAGGAAAAATAAAAAAAATAGAGGATTTAGAAGATATAGCAAATATAACTGTAAGGGCTTTAGATGCTTTGTTAGATTATCAAAATTATCCTATCATTGCTGCTAAAAATAGTGCAATAGGAAGAAGGGCTTTAGGTATAGGAGTAACTAATTTTGCATATTATCTTGCAAAAAATAATGTGCGATATTCTGATGGTAGTGCAAACAAATTAACTCATAATACTTTTGAAGCTATTCAATATTATTTATTAAGCGCTTCTTCTCAATTAGCAAAAGAAAGAGGATCATGTAGTTTATTTCATGAAACTAATTATTTTAGAGGTTTATTACCAATAGATACGTATAAAAAAAGTGTAGATGAGATATGTAATGAGTCATTAAAATTTAATTGGGAATCTTTAAGGAAAAAAATAAAAAAATATGGATTAAGAAATTCTACTTTATCAGCGTTAATGCCGTCAGAGACGTCGTCTCAAATTTCTAATTCTACCAATGGAATAGAAGCTCCAAGGGGATTTATTAGTATTAAAACTTCAAAAGATGGAATATTAAAGCAAGTTGTTCCAGATTATGAAAAATTAAAAAATAAATATGAACTATTATGGAGTATACCTAACAATCTTGGGTATTTAAAGTTAGTTGGAATCATGCAAAAATTTATAGATCATAGTGTTTCTACTAATACTAATTATGATCCAGAATTATTTTTAAATGGAAAAATTCCTATAAGACACTTGTTAAAAGATTTATTAATTGCTTATAAATTTGGGTTAAAAACTTTATATTATCAAAATACACGTGATAGAGCAGGAGAACTGGAATTAAAGAATAAAAAAAGCATTGAATTTTTTGATCATTGTGATAATGGTGCATGTGTTATATAA